A genomic segment from Ruegeria sp. TM1040 encodes:
- a CDS encoding NAD+ synthase: MADSFRITLAQLNPTVGDLAGNAAKALSAWQEGRAADADLVALPEMFITGYNTQDLVMKPAFHQAAIAEVEALAKATAEGPALAIGSPWVEDGKLYNAYLILKGGKIASKCLKHHLPNETVFDEVRIFDAGPLGGPYSVGNTRIGSPICEDGWHEDVAETLEETGAEFLLIPNGSPYYRGKMETRINHMVARAVETGLPVIYLNMVGGQDDQVFDGGSFALNPHGALAVQMPVFDECIAQLDLERTADGWRIKEGEKAHLPDAWEQDYRTMVLSLRDYMGKTGFKKALLGLSGGVDSAIVAAIAVDALGAENVRCVMLPSEYTSKESLEDAEAVAKALGVHYDYVPISEGREAITNTLAPLFAGRDADLTEENIQSRLRGLLLMAMSNKFGEMLLTTGNKSEVAVGYATIYGDMNGGYNPIKDLYKTRVFETCRWRNANHRDWMMGPEGEVIRPNVIDKPPSAELREDQKDSDSLPDYPELDAILDILVDQEGSIADCVAAGFDRDVAKRVEHLLYISEYKRFQSAPGARLTKRAFWLDRRYPIVNRWRDPS, from the coding sequence ATGGCCGATAGTTTTCGCATCACCCTTGCGCAATTGAATCCGACGGTTGGGGATTTGGCGGGCAATGCCGCCAAGGCTCTCTCGGCCTGGCAGGAGGGTCGCGCGGCGGATGCGGATCTCGTGGCGCTGCCGGAGATGTTCATCACCGGCTACAACACGCAGGATCTGGTGATGAAACCGGCCTTTCATCAGGCTGCGATCGCTGAGGTCGAGGCGCTTGCGAAGGCCACTGCAGAGGGTCCTGCCTTGGCCATCGGCAGCCCCTGGGTCGAGGACGGCAAGCTCTACAATGCCTATCTGATCCTCAAGGGCGGCAAGATCGCCTCCAAATGCCTCAAGCACCATCTTCCCAATGAGACGGTGTTTGACGAGGTTCGGATCTTTGACGCAGGCCCGCTGGGCGGGCCGTATTCCGTGGGCAACACCCGCATCGGCAGCCCGATCTGCGAGGATGGCTGGCACGAGGATGTCGCCGAGACGCTGGAAGAAACCGGCGCTGAGTTCCTGCTCATTCCCAATGGCTCGCCCTATTACCGCGGCAAGATGGAAACCCGCATCAACCACATGGTTGCTCGGGCGGTCGAAACGGGCCTGCCGGTGATCTACCTCAACATGGTGGGCGGTCAGGACGATCAGGTCTTTGATGGGGGCAGCTTTGCGCTCAACCCGCATGGGGCTTTGGCGGTGCAGATGCCGGTCTTTGACGAATGCATCGCACAGCTTGATCTCGAGCGCACCGCCGATGGCTGGCGCATCAAAGAGGGCGAAAAGGCGCATCTACCCGATGCGTGGGAGCAGGACTATCGCACCATGGTGCTGTCCTTGCGCGATTACATGGGCAAGACCGGCTTCAAAAAAGCGCTGCTGGGCCTCTCGGGGGGGGTGGATTCCGCCATCGTTGCGGCCATCGCCGTCGATGCCTTGGGCGCGGAAAACGTGCGCTGCGTCATGCTGCCGTCGGAATATACCTCCAAGGAATCACTCGAGGATGCAGAGGCCGTCGCCAAGGCGCTGGGCGTCCACTACGACTATGTGCCGATCTCTGAGGGCCGCGAAGCAATCACCAACACGCTTGCGCCGCTCTTTGCGGGACGGGACGCGGATCTCACCGAGGAAAACATCCAGTCCCGCCTGCGCGGGCTTCTGCTAATGGCCATGTCGAACAAATTTGGCGAGATGCTCCTGACCACCGGCAATAAATCCGAGGTCGCGGTGGGCTATGCCACCATCTACGGCGATATGAACGGCGGTTATAACCCGATCAAGGATCTCTACAAGACGCGTGTGTTTGAAACCTGCCGCTGGCGCAATGCCAATCACCGCGACTGGATGATGGGGCCAGAGGGCGAGGTGATCCGCCCCAATGTGATCGACAAGCCCCCCTCAGCCGAGCTGCGCGAGGACCAGAAGGACAGCGATTCCCTGCCGGACTATCCCGAGCTCGATGCGATTCTCGACATTCTCGTGGATCAGGAAGGATCAATCGCCGATTGCGTCGCCGCAGGCTTTGACCGCGACGTGGCAAAACGGGTCGAACACCTGCTTTATATCAGCGAATACAAGCGCTTTCAGTCCGCTCCCGGCGCGCGGCTGACCAAGCGGGCCTTCTGGCTTGATCGGCGTTATCCGATTGTCAATCGCTGGCGTGATCCCAGCTGA
- a CDS encoding NAD(P)/FAD-dependent oxidoreductase, with translation MPGPQLPHFNSDRVLPKAVDVVIIGGGIVGASTALELAERGHSVLLCEKGQIAGEQSSRNWGWVRMSQRDPREMELMTHSQRIWEGLDMRTGYATGYTKCGIMFTAHTRKREAELSAWSEHLKAIGGEGHMLRGESLEQLTPGYGHRIRAGFYTPQDGCAEPQMATHAIASAARDKGAVVITGCAVRRLDVEAGRIRGVITEKGRVNATAVVVAGGAWSRLFLRNEGLFLPQLKVLNSVMRLSPVKGVPETALWAAGFGLRKRMDGGYTVASGGENTFDIVPDTFRIGHRFIPAFLRDVTALRFRVSDRWRIESAEARPWSGQDRSPFEETRVLDPQPSQKALRRGLAAVRDAFPALEKADVTQSWGGLIDVTPDEIPVISEVISRPGLFVSTGYSGHGFGLGPGAGRLTADLVTGDAPIVDPRPFRLSRFGA, from the coding sequence ATGCCCGGACCTCAGCTGCCTCACTTCAATTCGGACCGCGTGCTGCCCAAAGCGGTTGATGTCGTCATCATCGGTGGCGGTATCGTTGGTGCATCGACCGCGCTGGAGCTCGCAGAGCGGGGCCATTCCGTGCTCCTGTGCGAGAAAGGCCAGATCGCGGGGGAGCAGAGCTCGCGCAACTGGGGCTGGGTTCGCATGTCCCAGCGCGATCCCCGCGAAATGGAACTGATGACCCACTCCCAGCGCATCTGGGAAGGTCTGGATATGCGTACAGGCTACGCCACCGGCTATACCAAATGCGGCATCATGTTCACGGCCCACACCCGCAAACGCGAGGCGGAGCTCTCGGCGTGGTCAGAGCATCTGAAGGCGATTGGTGGCGAGGGGCACATGTTGCGCGGCGAGTCACTGGAACAGCTGACGCCGGGCTATGGTCACCGAATCCGCGCCGGGTTCTACACCCCACAGGATGGCTGCGCCGAGCCGCAGATGGCCACGCATGCAATCGCTTCCGCTGCGCGGGATAAGGGCGCGGTGGTCATCACCGGCTGCGCGGTGCGACGGCTGGATGTGGAGGCGGGGCGCATCCGGGGGGTCATCACCGAAAAGGGCCGCGTCAACGCCACCGCCGTGGTGGTGGCAGGCGGTGCGTGGTCACGCTTGTTCCTGCGCAACGAGGGCCTGTTCCTGCCCCAGCTCAAGGTCCTCAACTCCGTGATGCGCCTCTCCCCGGTCAAGGGTGTGCCGGAAACGGCACTCTGGGCGGCTGGTTTTGGCCTGCGCAAACGTATGGATGGGGGCTACACGGTGGCCTCGGGCGGCGAGAACACCTTTGACATCGTGCCCGACACCTTTCGGATCGGTCATCGCTTTATCCCGGCCTTTCTGCGTGATGTGACCGCGCTGCGCTTTCGCGTCTCAGACCGCTGGCGCATCGAGAGCGCCGAGGCCCGCCCCTGGAGCGGTCAGGATCGCTCTCCGTTTGAAGAGACCCGCGTGCTGGACCCGCAACCTTCGCAAAAAGCGCTGCGTCGCGGTCTTGCGGCGGTTCGAGATGCCTTCCCGGCGCTGGAAAAGGCCGATGTGACCCAAAGCTGGGGCGGGCTGATCGACGTGACCCCGGACGAGATCCCGGTGATTTCCGAAGTGATCTCCCGTCCGGGGCTGTTTGTGTCCACCGGCTACAGCGGACATGGCTTTGGCCTTGGCCCCGGGGCCGGTCGGTTGACGGCGGATCTGGTGACGGGGGACGCGCCCATCGTGGATCCGCGCCCCTTCCGCCTCAGTCGTTTTGGCGCTTAG